A single genomic interval of Apteryx mantelli isolate bAptMan1 chromosome 19, bAptMan1.hap1, whole genome shotgun sequence harbors:
- the LOC136993700 gene encoding olfactory receptor 6M1-like, translating to MGNVTAVTEFVLVGFPNSYEVEIIFFVVFLLAYLVTVLGNALIIVLVYTDCHLHSPMYYFLSNLSFIEISMTSSVVPKMLANIVSEKKAISFAGCFSQSYFFFLLATTEFILFAIMSYDRYVAICNPLRYPTIMTERVCGQLVLGAWVGGFVLILPSVVLKVRLPYCGPNIIDHYFCDSAPLLHLACTDIRLVELIDFVVSLVLLLGSLALTVVSYAWIILTIFRIPSAQGRQKTFTTCASHFTVVSLGFGISIFVYVRPSQTNSVHLNKILSVLYTLLTPLVNPLIYSLRNREVREALRKVLRKALPCTQSSQYVRALSS from the exons ATGGGAAATGTCACAGCTGTGACAGAGTTTGTCCTGGTGGGATTTCCAAACAGCTATGAAGTGGAGATCATCTTCTTTGTGGTGTTTCTGCTTGCTTATTTAGTGACTGTCCTGGGAAATGCTCTTATCATTGTACTGGTCTATACAGACtgccatctccattctcccatgtATTACTTCCTCAGTAATTTGTCCTTCATTGAGATCTCCATGACTTCTTCTGTGGTGCCAAAAATGCTGGCAAACATCGTGTCAGAGAAGAAAGCCATCTCCTTTGCTGGTTGCTTTAGCCaatcctacttttttttcctcctggctacAACGGAGTTCATCCTCTTTGCCATCATGTCCTACGACAGGTATGTGGCAATATGCAACCCCCTGAGGTATCCCACTATCATGACAGAAAGGGTTTGTGGCCAGCTTgtcctaggtgcgtgggtggGTGGCTTCGTCTTGATCCTGCCGTCAGTGGTCCTGAAAGTCCGGCTGCCATACTGTGGTCCCAACAtcatcgaccactacttctgtgacagtgcacctctcctgcacctcGCTTGCACAGACATCCGACTTGTTGAACTGATTGATTTTGTGGTGTCCTTGGTCCTGCTCCTCGGCTCCTTGGCATTGACCGTGGTCTCCTATGCCTGGATCATTTTAACCATATTCCGGATCCCGTCTGCCCAGGGCAGGCAGAAAACATTTACCACTTGTGCTTCTCATTTCACTGTTGTTTCCCTGGGTTTTGGCATCTCCATCTTCGTCTATGTCAGGCCTTCTCAGACGAACTCTGTGCACCTCAACAAAATCCTCTCTGTTCTCT ACACCCTCCTCACAcccctggtcaatcccctcatctacagcttgcggaacagggaggtcagggaggccctgaggaaagTGCTCAGGAAAGCCCTGCCCTGCACCCAGAGCTCACAGTATGTCAGGGCTTTGAGTTCATAA
- the LOC106485333 gene encoding olfactory receptor 2D2-like: MLIEKWDNRTSLMEFLLLGIGNIPTLQTPLFLLSFLIYSVSMVGNILIVLLIMTDRHLHTPMYFFLGNLSSLETCYSSTILPRLLASFMTRDRTISAHGCMAQLYFFGSFAAIECYLLAVMSYDRYLAICQPLLYASFMTWKVCLQMAAGSWLGGSLLSAIVTFLLSQLKFCGPRAIDHFFCELTALLEISCSETRKVRLIAFLFGCLDVVFPFMFTLASYACVIAAILRIPSTTGRQKAFSTCSSHLTVVSVFYGTLIIVYVLPRNTKLRELNKVFSFFYTILTPLVNPLIYSLRNREVREALRKVLRRDLGGIQSSH; encoded by the coding sequence ATGCTGATAGAGAAATGGGACAATAGGACATCACTGATGGAGTTCCTCCTACTTGGAATAGGCAATATCCCCAcactccagacaccactcttcctcctctcgtTTCTAATCTACTCAGTGTCCATggttgggaacatcctcattgttCTGCTTATCATGACAGATCGgcatctgcacacccccatgtacttcttcctgggcaatctgtcctccttggagacctgctacagctccaccatcctgccccggctgctggccagctttaTGACCAGGGACAGGACAATCTCTGCTCACGGCTGTATGGCACAGCTCTATTTCTTTGGCAGTTTTGCAGCTATTGAATGTTACCTGCTGGCAGTCATGTCCTACGATCgatacttggccatatgccagcccctgctctatgcaagCTTCATGACATGGAAGGTCTGTCTCCAGATGGCGGCTGGGTCCTGGCTAGGGGGTTCGCTGCTGTCTGCCATAGTCACGTTCCTCTTGTCCCAGCTGAAGTTCTGTGGCCCCAGAGcaattgaccacttcttctgtgagctTACTGCTTTGCTGGAGATTTCCTGCAGTGAAACCAGGAAGGTCAGGCTCATTGCTTTCCTGTTTGGCTGTTTGGATGTAGTATTTCCCTTCATGTTCACACTGGCCTCTTACGCATGCgtcatagctgccatcctgaggattcCATCCACCActggcaggcagaaggccttctccacctgttcCTCTCACCTCACTGTCGTctctgttttctatggcaccctcatcattgtctacgTGCTGCCTAGAAACACCAAGCTTAGAGAGCTgaacaaagtgttctcctttttctacactaTCCTTACACCCCTtgtcaatcccctcatctacagcctgcggaacagagaggtcagggaggccctgaggaaagTGCTCAGGAGAGATTTGGGTGGCATCCAGAGCTCACACTAG